AGATGCAACGCCGATGGTCTTGTCCTGTACCGCAAACTTGTCAATCGCTTCGGCAACCAGGCGATGGATGGTCCCATGATGGCAGCCGGAGCAGAAATGGGTCTGTACATCCTTCAGACTTGCCGGTCTTTTGAAAACCTGCTGCATAATAATCCTCGTAAAAAGTTCGAAGTTAGAGGTTCAAGGTTCGGAGTTCGAGGTTTGCCCCTCACCAATCACCAATCACCAATCACCAATCACCGATCAATAATGTTTCTTGATCTGTTCCAGCAGCTCTTCCGGAGTAGGCAGCGACCCTGCACCTGGCGGTCTGCCATAAAAGCTGACTTCTGCATCTTTAGCCACGGAAAGCCTCACATCTTCAACCATCTGGCCGGTATTCAGCTCCATGACCAACACTTTCTTGCAGGTTCTGGTCTGCTCAAGAAGCGCCTTCTCCGGAAACGGGAAAAGGGTTATGGGACGCAACAGCCCCACGTTAAGCCCTTCCGCCCTTGCCATCATGATGGCTGTCTTGGCAATTCTCGCCGTGGAGCCGAATGCCGAAATCAGCAGATTGGCGCCGGCAGTTTCGTATTCCTCCCAGCGAGCCTCCTGTTCCTTCAGCACCTGGTATTTGGCGTGGAGCTTCCAGTTATGGGCCTCCAGCTCACCATCTCCAAGAAAAAGGGATTTGACGACACGCTGCTCTCCGCCCCCTTTGCCTCGCACAGCCCAATCTTTGGCTGGCAAATCCCGCACCGGCCTCTTGTTGGCCACAAGGCCTTCCTTCATCTGACCGATAACGGAGTCGGCAAGTATCA
This region of Geotalea daltonii FRC-32 genomic DNA includes:
- a CDS encoding 3-methyl-2-oxobutanoate dehydrogenase subunit VorB, whose amino-acid sequence is MTKRLFVKGNEAVAMAAIEAGCRYYFGYPITPQSDIPEYLSRELPKLDGEFIQAESEIASINMLLGASATGVRAMTSSSSPGISLKQEGISYMAGSELPGVIVNISRSGPGLGGIDASQADYFQSVKGGGHGGYHVVVLAPASVQEMYDLTMLAFDLADQYRMPAMILADSVIGQMKEGLVANKRPVRDLPAKDWAVRGKGGGEQRVVKSLFLGDGELEAHNWKLHAKYQVLKEQEARWEEYETAGANLLISAFGSTARIAKTAIMMARAEGLNVGLLRPITLFPFPEKALLEQTRTCKKVLVMELNTGQMVEDVRLSVAKDAEVSFYGRPPGAGSLPTPEELLEQIKKHY